One Mangifera indica cultivar Alphonso chromosome 4, CATAS_Mindica_2.1, whole genome shotgun sequence genomic region harbors:
- the LOC123214506 gene encoding sucrose transport protein SUC3 isoform X1, protein MADSVSFKVPYRNLKKEAEVEMVGTDELHLRRIDLNSNSSSQVTISNGNSNFAVRSKQCSLFTLILSCTVAAGVQFGWALQLSLLTPYIQVCFPSLRGSGAALCFFFKTLGIEHAFSSFIWLCGPITGLVVQPCVGIWSDKCTSKYGRRRPFILAGSLMISVAVIIIGFSADIGYIIGDTKEDCSVFKGTRTRAAFIFVIGFWMLDLANNTVQGPARALLADLSGPDQRNSANAIFCSWMAVGNILGFSAGASGDWHRWFPFLTSRACCAACGNLKAAFLVAVVFLTLCTLVTICFADEVPLTVNQPNHLSDSAPLLDDPHQDGLVLSKSKPDKPIPISFNCNNADSVHERDVGQMHVNPKVEDQDENFSDGPGAVLVNLLTSLRHLPPAMHSVLIVMALSWLSWFPFFLFDTDWMGREVYHGNPKGNSSEVKLYDQGVREGAFGLLLNSVVLGISSFLIQPMCQRMGAKLVWAMSNFIVFACMAGTAIISLISVREYSQGIEHVIGGSGSIRIASLVLFALLGFPLAITYSVPFSVTSQLTADSGGGQGLAIGVLNLAVVIPQMIVSLGAGPWDALFGGGNIPAFVLASLSALSAGVVAIRKLPNLSGSSFESSGFHIG, encoded by the exons ATGGCGGATTCAGTGTCGTTTAAGGTTCCATATAGGAACCTTAAGAAGGAGGCGGAAGTGGAGATGGTTGGAACCGATGAGCTTCATCTCCGTCGGATCGACTTGAATTCTAATTCATCTTCTCAAGTAACGATTTCCAACGGAAACTCCAATTTTGCTGTCAGATCCAAACAGTGTAGCTTGTTTACTCTTATTCTCAGTTGTACAGTTGCCGCCGGTGTTCAGTTCGGTTGGGCCTTGCAACTTTCTTTATTAACTCCTTACATTCAGGTCTGCTTTCCCTCTCTCCGTGGATCTGGCGCTgcgttgtgttttttttttaag ACACTTGGAATAGAGCACGCCTTTTCTTCATTCATTTGGCTCTGTGGCCCCATTACAGGCCTTGTG GTTCAACCTTGTGTTGGTATATGGAGTGATAAATGCACTTCAAAGTATGGAAGAAGGAGGCCATTCATTCTTGCAGGATCTCTTATGATTTCAGTTGCT GTGATAATAATCGGGTTTTCTGCGGACATTGGTTATATAATTGGTGATACTAAGGAGGATTGCAG TGTATTCAAAGGAACTCGAACAAGAGCTGCCTTTATATTTGTTATCGGCTTTTGGATGCTGGATCTTGCTAACAATACAGTACAG GGACCAGCTCGTGCACTTTTGGCTGATTTATCAG GTCCTGATCAACGCAATTCAGCTAATGCTATATTCTGTTCATGGATGGCTGTTGGAAACATCCTGGGATTTTCGGCTGGTGCTAGTGGAGATTGGCACAG ATGGTTTCCTTTCCTAACAAGTAGGGCTTGTTGTGCGGCTTGCGGAAATCTCAAAGCAGCTTTTCTTGTGGCAGTG GTTTTCCTTACTCTATGTACTCTTGTGACTATATGTTTTGCTGATGAGGTTCCACTTACTGTAAATCAACCCAATCATTTATCAGATTCAGCCCCTTTATTGGATGATCCTCATCAAGATGGCCTTGTCCTCTCCAAATCAAAACCTGATAAACCAATTCCAATCAGTTTCAATTGCAACAATGCTGACAGTGTCCATGAAAGGGATGTAGGTCAAATGCATGTCAACCCAAAGGTCGAGGATCAAGATGAAAATTTCAGTGATGGGCCTGGAGCTGTATTAGTCAATTTATTAACCAGTTTAAGGCATTTACCCCCTGCAATGCATTCCGTGCTTATTGTTATGGCTCTTAGTTGG TTGTCCTggttccctttctttcttttcgaTACAGATTGGATGGGGAGAGAGGTTTATCATGGAAATCCAAAAGGAAATTCTTCTGAAGTGAAGTTATATGATCAAGGTGTCAGAGAAGGTGCATTTGGTTTGCTATTGAATTCA GTTGTTCTTGGCATTAGTTCTTTCCTTATCCAACCTATGTGTCAGCGAATGGGTGCAAAGCTTGTCTGGGCAATGAGCAATTTCATTGTGTTTGCTTGTATGGCAGGCACGGCCATCATTAGCTTGATATCTGTCAGGGAATACTCTCAGGGGATTGAACATGTAATTGGCGGGAGTGGATCAATCAGAATAGCTTCGTTGGTTTTATTTGCTCTTCTTGGTTTTCCCCTTGCT ATTACCTATAGTGTTCCCTTTTCAGTCACTTCACAGTTGACGGCTGATTCTGGTGGTGGGCAAG GATTGGCAATTGGAGTTCTGAATCTTGCAGTAGTTATTCCACAG ATGATTGTGTCACTTGGTGCGGGTCCATGGGATGCTCTTTTTGGTGGAGGAAATATACCTGCCTTTGTTTTGGCATCCTTGTCTGCCCTTTCTGCTGGTGTTGTCGCAATTCGTAAGCTTCCAAATCTTTCAGGAAGTTCGTTTGAGTCATCCGGTTTTCATATTGGCTAA
- the LOC123214506 gene encoding sucrose transport protein SUC3 isoform X3, translating to MHFKVWKKEAIHSCRISYDFSSDIGYIIGDTKEDCSVFKGTRTRAAFIFVIGFWMLDLANNTVQGPARALLADLSGPDQRNSANAIFCSWMAVGNILGFSAGASGDWHRWFPFLTSRACCAACGNLKAAFLVAVVFLTLCTLVTICFADEVPLTVNQPNHLSDSAPLLDDPHQDGLVLSKSKPDKPIPISFNCNNADSVHERDVGQMHVNPKVEDQDENFSDGPGAVLVNLLTSLRHLPPAMHSVLIVMALSWLSWFPFFLFDTDWMGREVYHGNPKGNSSEVKLYDQGVREGAFGLLLNSVVLGISSFLIQPMCQRMGAKLVWAMSNFIVFACMAGTAIISLISVREYSQGIEHVIGGSGSIRIASLVLFALLGFPLAITYSVPFSVTSQLTADSGGGQGLAIGVLNLAVVIPQMIVSLGAGPWDALFGGGNIPAFVLASLSALSAGVVAIRKLPNLSGSSFESSGFHIG from the exons ATGCACTTCAAAGTATGGAAGAAGGAGGCCATTCATTCTTGCAGGATCTCTTATGATTTCAGTT CGGACATTGGTTATATAATTGGTGATACTAAGGAGGATTGCAG TGTATTCAAAGGAACTCGAACAAGAGCTGCCTTTATATTTGTTATCGGCTTTTGGATGCTGGATCTTGCTAACAATACAGTACAG GGACCAGCTCGTGCACTTTTGGCTGATTTATCAG GTCCTGATCAACGCAATTCAGCTAATGCTATATTCTGTTCATGGATGGCTGTTGGAAACATCCTGGGATTTTCGGCTGGTGCTAGTGGAGATTGGCACAG ATGGTTTCCTTTCCTAACAAGTAGGGCTTGTTGTGCGGCTTGCGGAAATCTCAAAGCAGCTTTTCTTGTGGCAGTG GTTTTCCTTACTCTATGTACTCTTGTGACTATATGTTTTGCTGATGAGGTTCCACTTACTGTAAATCAACCCAATCATTTATCAGATTCAGCCCCTTTATTGGATGATCCTCATCAAGATGGCCTTGTCCTCTCCAAATCAAAACCTGATAAACCAATTCCAATCAGTTTCAATTGCAACAATGCTGACAGTGTCCATGAAAGGGATGTAGGTCAAATGCATGTCAACCCAAAGGTCGAGGATCAAGATGAAAATTTCAGTGATGGGCCTGGAGCTGTATTAGTCAATTTATTAACCAGTTTAAGGCATTTACCCCCTGCAATGCATTCCGTGCTTATTGTTATGGCTCTTAGTTGG TTGTCCTggttccctttctttcttttcgaTACAGATTGGATGGGGAGAGAGGTTTATCATGGAAATCCAAAAGGAAATTCTTCTGAAGTGAAGTTATATGATCAAGGTGTCAGAGAAGGTGCATTTGGTTTGCTATTGAATTCA GTTGTTCTTGGCATTAGTTCTTTCCTTATCCAACCTATGTGTCAGCGAATGGGTGCAAAGCTTGTCTGGGCAATGAGCAATTTCATTGTGTTTGCTTGTATGGCAGGCACGGCCATCATTAGCTTGATATCTGTCAGGGAATACTCTCAGGGGATTGAACATGTAATTGGCGGGAGTGGATCAATCAGAATAGCTTCGTTGGTTTTATTTGCTCTTCTTGGTTTTCCCCTTGCT ATTACCTATAGTGTTCCCTTTTCAGTCACTTCACAGTTGACGGCTGATTCTGGTGGTGGGCAAG GATTGGCAATTGGAGTTCTGAATCTTGCAGTAGTTATTCCACAG ATGATTGTGTCACTTGGTGCGGGTCCATGGGATGCTCTTTTTGGTGGAGGAAATATACCTGCCTTTGTTTTGGCATCCTTGTCTGCCCTTTCTGCTGGTGTTGTCGCAATTCGTAAGCTTCCAAATCTTTCAGGAAGTTCGTTTGAGTCATCCGGTTTTCATATTGGCTAA
- the LOC123214506 gene encoding sucrose transport protein SUC3 isoform X2, with amino-acid sequence MADSVSFKVPYRNLKKEAEVEMVGTDELHLRRIDLNSNSSSQVTISNGNSNFAVRSKQCSLFTLILSCTVAAGVQFGWALQLSLLTPYIQTLGIEHAFSSFIWLCGPITGLVVQPCVGIWSDKCTSKYGRRRPFILAGSLMISVAVIIIGFSADIGYIIGDTKEDCSVFKGTRTRAAFIFVIGFWMLDLANNTVQGPARALLADLSGPDQRNSANAIFCSWMAVGNILGFSAGASGDWHRWFPFLTSRACCAACGNLKAAFLVAVVFLTLCTLVTICFADEVPLTVNQPNHLSDSAPLLDDPHQDGLVLSKSKPDKPIPISFNCNNADSVHERDVGQMHVNPKVEDQDENFSDGPGAVLVNLLTSLRHLPPAMHSVLIVMALSWLSWFPFFLFDTDWMGREVYHGNPKGNSSEVKLYDQGVREGAFGLLLNSVVLGISSFLIQPMCQRMGAKLVWAMSNFIVFACMAGTAIISLISVREYSQGIEHVIGGSGSIRIASLVLFALLGFPLAITYSVPFSVTSQLTADSGGGQGLAIGVLNLAVVIPQMIVSLGAGPWDALFGGGNIPAFVLASLSALSAGVVAIRKLPNLSGSSFESSGFHIG; translated from the exons ATGGCGGATTCAGTGTCGTTTAAGGTTCCATATAGGAACCTTAAGAAGGAGGCGGAAGTGGAGATGGTTGGAACCGATGAGCTTCATCTCCGTCGGATCGACTTGAATTCTAATTCATCTTCTCAAGTAACGATTTCCAACGGAAACTCCAATTTTGCTGTCAGATCCAAACAGTGTAGCTTGTTTACTCTTATTCTCAGTTGTACAGTTGCCGCCGGTGTTCAGTTCGGTTGGGCCTTGCAACTTTCTTTATTAACTCCTTACATTCAG ACACTTGGAATAGAGCACGCCTTTTCTTCATTCATTTGGCTCTGTGGCCCCATTACAGGCCTTGTG GTTCAACCTTGTGTTGGTATATGGAGTGATAAATGCACTTCAAAGTATGGAAGAAGGAGGCCATTCATTCTTGCAGGATCTCTTATGATTTCAGTTGCT GTGATAATAATCGGGTTTTCTGCGGACATTGGTTATATAATTGGTGATACTAAGGAGGATTGCAG TGTATTCAAAGGAACTCGAACAAGAGCTGCCTTTATATTTGTTATCGGCTTTTGGATGCTGGATCTTGCTAACAATACAGTACAG GGACCAGCTCGTGCACTTTTGGCTGATTTATCAG GTCCTGATCAACGCAATTCAGCTAATGCTATATTCTGTTCATGGATGGCTGTTGGAAACATCCTGGGATTTTCGGCTGGTGCTAGTGGAGATTGGCACAG ATGGTTTCCTTTCCTAACAAGTAGGGCTTGTTGTGCGGCTTGCGGAAATCTCAAAGCAGCTTTTCTTGTGGCAGTG GTTTTCCTTACTCTATGTACTCTTGTGACTATATGTTTTGCTGATGAGGTTCCACTTACTGTAAATCAACCCAATCATTTATCAGATTCAGCCCCTTTATTGGATGATCCTCATCAAGATGGCCTTGTCCTCTCCAAATCAAAACCTGATAAACCAATTCCAATCAGTTTCAATTGCAACAATGCTGACAGTGTCCATGAAAGGGATGTAGGTCAAATGCATGTCAACCCAAAGGTCGAGGATCAAGATGAAAATTTCAGTGATGGGCCTGGAGCTGTATTAGTCAATTTATTAACCAGTTTAAGGCATTTACCCCCTGCAATGCATTCCGTGCTTATTGTTATGGCTCTTAGTTGG TTGTCCTggttccctttctttcttttcgaTACAGATTGGATGGGGAGAGAGGTTTATCATGGAAATCCAAAAGGAAATTCTTCTGAAGTGAAGTTATATGATCAAGGTGTCAGAGAAGGTGCATTTGGTTTGCTATTGAATTCA GTTGTTCTTGGCATTAGTTCTTTCCTTATCCAACCTATGTGTCAGCGAATGGGTGCAAAGCTTGTCTGGGCAATGAGCAATTTCATTGTGTTTGCTTGTATGGCAGGCACGGCCATCATTAGCTTGATATCTGTCAGGGAATACTCTCAGGGGATTGAACATGTAATTGGCGGGAGTGGATCAATCAGAATAGCTTCGTTGGTTTTATTTGCTCTTCTTGGTTTTCCCCTTGCT ATTACCTATAGTGTTCCCTTTTCAGTCACTTCACAGTTGACGGCTGATTCTGGTGGTGGGCAAG GATTGGCAATTGGAGTTCTGAATCTTGCAGTAGTTATTCCACAG ATGATTGTGTCACTTGGTGCGGGTCCATGGGATGCTCTTTTTGGTGGAGGAAATATACCTGCCTTTGTTTTGGCATCCTTGTCTGCCCTTTCTGCTGGTGTTGTCGCAATTCGTAAGCTTCCAAATCTTTCAGGAAGTTCGTTTGAGTCATCCGGTTTTCATATTGGCTAA